The nucleotide window cccctcccctgccccctccatgtttccaccctctcccctcccctcctctccccttccctcccctcccctgccccctccatgTTCCCCTGGCCTCCTCTCCAGGGCCAACTGGAGACTGGGCTTCCAAGGGCTGCTCCACAGAGCCCCGAGCCAAGGGGACTGTCTGCCGCTGTGACCACCTGACCTTCTTCGCCCTGCTGCTGGTAACAGCCCACTCCACTCTGATCCCAGCTGTCCCAGAGGCTTCCAGCTCCTGCCCCGGGGAGGGGGCGGCCTGTGAGCCCAGGGCCTTTGGGGTGCACGGGCCTGGCCTCCGGCTGATCTGGTCCGGGCTTGGGGTTGCCCACAGAGGCCCATCTTGGACCAGGCCACAGTGCAGGCCCTCAAGCACATCTCCCAGGCGGGCTGCGGAGTCTCCATGATCTTCCTGGCCTTCACCATTGCCCTCTACGTTGCCCTGAGGTGAGcgacccccacctccccccacatctgcctcctgccctcaaggaggcagcagggcaggggaggggcgccCTGGTGGTGGCCTTTCGCCGGTCTCCTCTGCACACCTGCAAAGTCAGGCGGAGGTTGCAGAGCTTCGGGGCTATTGCAGGGCAAGCGGCAGAAACCCAACTCCAATGGGCTTAAACACAATAGGGAATGTGTGGCCCATGTCAGTGAAAACCTCAAGGCACATGGACTTCAGGCAGGGTTAGATCCAGGGACTCAAAGCGGTCCCAGGACTTGGCTTCCCTCGGCCTCTCTCAGCTTTGCTTGGCCTTGACAGTCACGTCAGGCAGCTCCTTCCCCTCCGGGGGGCCCTGGGGGCCCTGGGCTTGCGTCACATCTCTGCAGCTGCTCAGGCAGAAACAAAAGCAGTCTCCTCTTCGCAAGTATTCCAAACTCAATCCCAGaattgaggtgtttttttttttttaaacattttatcttgaaataattatagatagaaagttgcaaaaatagtgcaGTCTTGTTGTCCCCTCCCCTAGCTGCCCCCAGCGGAGACGCTTATGTAACTGTAGGACGACGTCAAAGCCAGGAGGCTGGCGGTGCAGCGCTGTCGACAGGAGTGCAGACCGTGTTCGGTTTTCACCATGTTTTGCAcacattcgtgtgtgtgtgtgtgtgtgtgtgtgtgcacgcacgcgTCAGCCTCTGCGACTTTGTCCCATGCGTACAGCAGAGTTGATTTTGCTGCTCTGACCCAGACCGTGTACCATGTCCGAATAGGGCTCTGTGGTCGAGGGGTGGACTCACTGACCAGCTGGGCCAGGCCACGGGCTGCTGTTGCGTTTGAGCTAACAAAGCACCAACCGCCACCGCCACCTGCCTCCCAGTGCCACGGTTGAGAGTGGGGAAGGGTATTTCCCAGGGAAACTTGGGGCTGTTTCCAGAGGCAGGGGGAGTGGGCGAACGACAGGCAGAAACAGCAGAGAGCACTGCAGCCTCGCTCGCCTGGCCCGGGCCATGGATAAGGGACCCGTAGGACCTGCCAGCTTGAGGGACCCCGGGGAGCAGCCCGTGCCCCAGCCTGCCCCGTGCACCACCTCCTAGAGGTACCTtgcccagcagcccctgggcCTCCTGCCCTCCGTTCAGGgctctcctctgtcccctcctcgtGGCTCTGTGCCTCTGTCACCATTTGAGGTGGGCTGCAGCCCCCACGAGCCCCACCCACTCCAGCATAGACCAGCCCGTGAGTGTAAGCGGTGCCACCCTACTCCCACGCCTCCAAGCCTCGGACACGGCCCCCATCCCCGACAAGCTGAGCGGGACCTGCCAGCTGGCTGCATGGCTGGACCCTGTGAGCTGGGCTTGGAGTTGTCACCAGCTCCCAAGGGCGGGGCCTGGCATCCAGGTGGTGGGGACATTATCCCTTATGCACCCTCCAGGCAGCCTGGGTTCCCACCCCTTGGGTGAGAGCCTGTGGGTCTGGGTTGCTAAGAGTTCAGAGTGGGGGCTGCACAGAGAGGGAGGGGGGCCCGGGGGAAGCACTGGACAGGGAGTCTGGAGCCAGGGTTGgagcccccgccctgccctgggACTCCGTGAGCGTCCctgtccctctctgagcctcactgtcCCTACTCCACGCACCCCTCTGTGCATGCCTCACGCATGCACCCGTGTGTCCGTCCCCTCAGCTGGCGATTCCTCAGCCCCCGCCAGCGTTAGGCCCGAGTTCACAGCGTGGGAGAGATGTGATGGCGCAGGGCAGAGAGTTACACGGCGCTGCTGGAAGCTCCCAGATCAGCCCGGGCCATTCAGACACAGCCTCCCCAGAAGGGACTATCCAAGTGGGGTTTTGAAGGCAGAGCAGGAGCCCGGCAAAGAaggcgggaggggcaggggaaggcatcgagggcagagggaagagcgcGGGGAAGTCTGGGAGGTGTGCGGAGGCTGGACGCATCCAGGGAATTGCTCGGTACGCGATTTGGCTAATGCAGCGAGTCAAGGCCTGAGGCCGCAGATCCCTGTGGGCCGTGAGAGGGCTCCTGGACTTGAACCTGAGGATGCTCACGCTCTGGCTGCCGGCTGGGTGGAAGCTGGAGGGTCAGGCAGGAGCTGGCGGTGGGGGTGGAGAGCCACAGGCGGGCAGGACGGACAGGCCTGGGTGCCCCGTGGGAGCTGGGCCTCTCATTGCTTGCCCCAGGCTTTCCCGGCAGAGGTTCAAGTCGGAAGATGCCCCCAAGATCCACGTGTCCCTGAGTGCTAGCCTGTTCCTCCTGAATCTAGTCTTCTTCATCAATGTGGGGAGAGGCTCAGAGGTGTCCGATGCCGCCTGCTGGGCCCGGGGCGCCATCTTGCACTACTTCCTGCTCTGCGTCTTCACCTGGATGGGCCTGGAAGCTTTCCACCTCTACCTGCTTGTCATCAAGGTCTTCAACACCTACTTCGGGCACTACTTCCTGAAGCTGAGCCTGGTGGGCTGGGGTAGGTGCCGCCCGCACGCGCAGAGGGGACAGCTGGCCCTGAGGGTGCAGAGAGGGATGCTGcctcagggagagagagaaggggcttCCGGGGCTCAGGGGGTGGGCAGCTGGACCGGATGTGGAGGAGGACGGGCCCAGGGAGCCCCGTGATGCAATACCTCTTCCCTCGTGCCAGGCCTGCCTGCCCTGATAGTCATCGGCACCGGGAGTGCCAACAGCTATGGCCTCTACGCCATCCACGACCAGGAGAACCGCACCTCGCTGGAGCTGTGAGTGGCGGCCGCGGGGCAGGGGATAGCGAGTCCCTGGCTTCACATGTcggggctggagggaggctgggggaggagggaatccCAGGAAGAGACACCAACTATGTCAAGGCCGGAAGGATCCTCAGATGCAGCCGGCTCATGGCACAgaggggtaaactgaggctcggagaggggAGGCGATATGAGAGAGTTTGCCCAAGAAGGGCGAGGGAGACCCGGATCAGGAGGCAGGTGCCGTGCTGTAGACAGGGCCAACACTCGCCCACCCGGCGCCTCCGGGCAAGGTGGAAAGGTTGTCCCTGCCCACGCCGGGTGCTCGGCCTGGTGAGCGGAGGACATGCCACACTtcagcccccacctgcccccccaccAGTGCCCTTGCGTAGGGCACAGCCTGCCCAGTGATCCCCAGCAGCCCGGGGTCTAGCCCCGGCTCTGCCCTTGACTGCTGcgtgtgtgaccttggcaagccCATCCTCTCCcagggcctcagtctcctcatctgcacaatggggCGCTGATCGACAGGCTGTCTCAGGCCTCCTGCCCTGCAGTGCGGGGGGCAGTGGAGCTGAGCTGAGCCTCCAGACGCCACCCGGTGATCTCCCAGGGTGCCCGCCTCTGTCCCCATGGCTCTGTGCTCGGAGGGGCCTTGGACCTGTCCCCAGGGCCTCTTAAGCAGGGGCCACAGGAGCCTGGGAGGCAACATAAGTGCACGTGGTGGGCCGGGTGGGGACAGTGGCGGACGAGCAGTCACAGGCCCATCTGATGGGCAGCCCGTTACGGTCCTTCGGGAGGGCGTCCATGGAGCTGCCAGGCGGATGGTTGTGTAAGAGAAGCAGAAATCTGGATAGGCACGCCAAATCTTCCAACTTTGAAGAGTGGGCCAGCcattaattcagttttttttaCAACATAATGTGGGGCAAATGAACCATGTCCTTGGGGTCACTTTGGCCCTTGTGCACCACGCGTCTGAAGAGTCAGCAGACTGGAGGCTGGCGGTGGCCCCTGCCCAGCAGAAGAGCAGGGGACCCAAGCGTGGAAATGGGAGGAGGTCACTTGGGGGACTTCAAGGGGCTTACTGGTCATGGGTCCCTCTCTCCGTCCCCCTGGCCACCCACCCCCTCCAGGTGCTGGTTCCGTGAAGGAGCAGCCGTCCCCGCCCTCTACGCCACCGTCCACGGCTACTTCTTCACCACTTTCCTCTTTAGCGCGGTGGTTCTGGGCCTGGTGGCCTGGAAGATCTTCACCCTGTCGAGTGCCACAGTGGGCAAGGAGAAGGGGCAGAACTGGAAGGGTGTGCTCACGGTGCTGGGCCTCTCGAGCCTGGTGGGCGTGACGTGGGGGCTGGCGGTCCTCACGCCCCTGGGCCTGTCCACCATCTACATCTTCACTGTCCTCAACTCCCTGCAAGGTGAGGCGGGCCGGGGAGGCGGCCAGCTGCCCTGTCTGCAccgggggaggggacgggggagCGCGGTTTGCTAGAAACAGCGTTCCACCCGGGCCAGCTCAGGTCAAGTGTATGGATTCTAAACATCCGGGGCCCTCTGAGGGATCCCAGGGAGCAAGGGTGGCTGCATTCATGAGAGAGGCCACCAGGACCGGGAAAAGCCGCCCAAAGCAAAGCAGATCCTTTCCCCACCTTTCTCTCTGGAGCCGTGTGTGTTTCCCATCTGGTCGTGGAAGCTTCTGTGTTCTCTGGCTGCTATCCTGTCACTCGCCAGGGTCCCCAGTGGCTGCCCAACAGGGCCCCCTTCACCCTACGTAAACTTCCAAGTCAAGTGCCCTCTCTGGTCCCGTCAGCTGTGaccaggagtcagggtcaggtgatTTGATGTCCACATGACACAGCGGAGTCTCCAAGGAGCTGTGGAAGCAGAAGGAAGTGATTGCTATGACTGTCATCTGCCCTTGCAGGGTCCCTCCTCTGAGACCCCAGCAAAAGGGGCCCAGGGCATGGGTCACAATTTCCTCTCTCTTAGCTCCTTACGCCCACAGCTCAAAGAGGTGACACAGCCTGCCTGTGAGGTTAACAGCCAAGAAGGGAGTGACAGGCTCATGCCACCCAGAGGACTCACTAGGAACCCAGGCATCCTAGACACAGCGGGTGCAAGCCCACAAGGCCAGTGCCCCAGGAGACTGGGTTGCTTAGTGGTTGGggccaggcagccctgggcccaaatcccagctccacccccaAACCCAGCTCCACCCCCAAACCCAGCTCCCCTAATCCTCACTCTAAAGCCCAGATCACCCCAGTACGTAGCTCACCAGATTTCATGAGGAACAACTGTGGTAAGGCACGTGTGGACCCAGTAGTCTTTAGTGTGTGGGAACTATATTAGTAACAATAGAAATCATTACTATCAGACCATCTGAGATTATCCCCAGCTGAAGAATCATAAATCCATGCCTGGAACATCCCAGGGGTTAAGGGCTGGGAAGAGATACACCTTGAAACTATAGACTGTATTGCTGGTCTTTCAGAGGTTACCTTAATATTTAAGCCTGCACACTTCACTCTGAGTTAAGTTTCAGCTGAGCCTGAGTTATTCAGCATTTCTATCTTCCTCCCAAGCACAACAGAGCCCTTGGTACACTTTTACTGCCCATTGAATGCTctacaatatttttattgttgtgtagAGTTCTAGTTATAAATTTTCCTGAAACACAcatgaagtttttatttctcagtcACTTTCTGTACTTACTAGAATTTCTTGCACTCCGTACTTTCCCTCTTCTTCTTGCTGAAGCACATCCTGCAATAACCCTCTATAGAGGTGGTTGTGGTGGTTTTGTATGTCAGACAGttcctttattttactttttcttttctgtgatagATGTATGTATTTTACTTCAagatctctgtttttcatttccaagatttctgtttggttcttttgcAGGGTAGGTTTCATTTTTGCCTGACTTTTTCAGAAGTACTTGAGCGGTGActgtgctctctctcctctcctccctgacaGGTGTCTTCATCTTCTGCTGGTTCGCCATCCTCTACTTCCCGGGCCAGAGCCCCACGGCCCCCTCTTCCGGCACTGCCCGAGTGGACCAGACCCACTCCGTGTCTCACAGCTAGGACCACACAGCCCTGCACTCTGGACTCAGCTCTGATGCTCCATGGGACCTGGGGCGGCTTCCTGCCTCCCTCGGGGCCTTGGTTTCCCTCTCTGTACCgtgtggctggggagggaagagatggTGACCAGGTTGGACCACGTGGCCTCAGAGGTCCGCTCCAGGGCGGTCCATGGGTCCGAGAGTCCACACACGCAGGCTTGCAGCACTCTGACGTTCCTGTAGTCGTGaggcccccctcccccgcccaccaGCAAAACGCGACATCTTCAACCCCACATTCCGCCCTCACAGCGAAGcagcccttctctctctcacccacCTTCTGGTCTCAGCAAGGGCCTGAGCCCAAAGACGGGTGCCTGCTGTTGGTGCAGCCTCTTGGGGGGgtccccagcctctccctcctcccccttgtCACCGCCCTCCCACAACTGCACCTCCTACTGCCCGTATATTCAGGGGCATTCAGGAGGTCATGGTCCCCTCAGGCACTGGGGGGCCGCCTGCCCCTGGTTTCTGCCCAGCCCATTCTCATGGAAGCGACCACTCCATTCGGTGCACTGCCACCCCCAGGTGTCTGGGGACATGGATTTCAGAGAACGCTGCTTAATAGGTGCACTACCTCGAGCAAAGCCTTCCTCCCCCTCTGACTGCCACGTGGGTGGCCCAGCCTCTGATCTGCTGTCCTCGTGGAGGGAGAACACAAATGCGCACCTGGGGTGTGGGGCCCAGGggcaagggtgggggtgggggcaactCCACCAGAGTCTGAGCTCCTACGGCGCAGGGCCCCCCGGACGGCCTCTCTCGCCGTCCCAGCCCAGCCAAGCACAGGGCCCGGCACCCGGCAAGCCCTGAATAAATAGTTGTTGGCCGAGTGAATGGCTGTCCGAGTTTGGCCCCAGCCGGGCAGGGCCCGGAACCAAGGGAGTGTCCCCGGCCAGACCCGGGTTGGGCATGGCGCTTCCAGTAGCGGGGCCTCCGTTTCGCAACCACACGCAGCTTCCTCAGTAGGAAACGAAAAGGGGCAGAGATAACAGAGATAGAGGTGGAGATACAAagacagagagatggagagagagatttaGCAGACAGGCTGGCGCAAGGAGAGGCCAGAGGCAGAAAGAGGCAGATGCAGAGACGCAGCCCCTCCCCTCGCGCCGCACCCGGGGGCGCAGTGGGTGTGGGCATCGGTCCTCTCCCCGGGGCCTCACCCCACAAGCTCAGCACCCCCTCCAGCCTTCACTCACCTACCACCCTCCCTACCCAGCCCCCTACCCCTCTCCAGCTTCCCGGGGTGCTGTGTGGACTGTCGAGCACTTTCTACAGGAGAGAAGTTATCACGATTGTTGGACCCCCTCCTGACAGCCCCCAAAGCCGTGgtctcagccccctcccctccacagcCGGTGCTGATGCTGGGAGTGCTTGCTCcctgcttctcctccctccccacacacagtCGAAAGACAGGAAGGAGGGCCTTCGCTTCCTCCCTGGAAAGGAAACCTGGGGTGTGGACATTGCGTCAGTTGAGCCACGTGACCAGTTTTTGTGGACAGCCTTGGTACGTCTGCTGGTTTTTCCTCACAGACATGTTTTCCTGCCGAAGGTCCTGCCCCGCTTTCTCCCAAGTCTCGGCCTTAGCAACCCGAGTAACAGCTGCCCCTCTGTCCGACAGGCCCAGGTTAAACCCCGGCTGTGCTATTAGATGCTCTGTGACCCCGGCATGTCAGCTCAGctctatgagcctcagtttccccctccaTAAAATGGGGGTTATAAAGTCCTTGTGTCATCCTGACAGCATTAAGTGCAGTGAGGAAGATAAAGTGCCCAGCACCGACTTGGCAGGAGCTCGCTGGCTCTCGAGCCCCTCTTGGTTTAAAGAAAGACCAGCCGAGGGTGTTGGAATGAGGaaagggaggcccaggcgggccCAGCGACCTGCCCAACCGAGGCCACTCTGCGAGCTGGGCTGCAGCTATGGCTGGGCCTCCCTGGGTTGGGGACTCCTCCTCCCAGAGCATCCCCTGGGTTCAGAATTATCACCtggtccccacccccagtctccgGGGAAACCCTGGGTGGGAGCTTCCCCAGACTGCTCGGTGgctgtggggacacagccttgacTGCTGGGTTTCCTGGCACAGTTGCAGAGGGCACCTGGGCAGGTGTGGCCGACACGGAGGTGCTCTCCTTTTCCGGCTGGCTCTTcaccccaggcccaggcaggggctgagggGCCGGGGCTCCTCATTGCCTAGTGTCACTCCGAAAGCAGTTCCAGGTGCCAAGCTGAGCACCTGTGCTCAGGCCAAGGTGGCTACGGCAACATACACCCCGAAGACCGGAGCGGATGGACGGGCTCCTCTGACACTGACCAGCAACGAGAGCAACCTAGGAGGTGCGACGTCACCATGATTAAGGACGCAGACCCCGGCAGCAGCCTGCCAGTTCCGCCTCCTGCCTCTGCAACTTGCCCTGGGCAAGTGCTCACCTACGGAGTGGAGCAGGGACAGCAGTGGCAGTATCCCTGCTTCGTCCCCCAGGACGGAGGaaggaaatggataaatgagTTCGTGACTGCAGGGACCGCCCGGTGCCTGGCCCACGTGACACAGCAGGAGTGTGACCGAGCCAGGGCTTTGCCTTGGCCGTCCCCTTATCAGGCCCTGGGCACAGTGGTCGTCCGCGAGCTGCAAGAAGGTCCCTTCTGCCACGGCTCCtgctgggttctctgttctgccCACATGTCTTCCTCCCTGGTATTTTTTCATTACCACGTGACAAACATACAGGAAACAAGAAGACTTCTTTGCTCCATGCTTTCGGACAGACAACTTAAATATGGAAAGACATAAATCCTTCACCCACTAATGAATTAGTTCAATGCAATTCCAGTGAAGATtctgattgattttattttttagattctcCAAAActtattctaatatttatatgaaaGCATATAGGCCTTAAATCGCTAAGTCAGCCTCAATGAAAGAGAGCACAGAAGGAAGACTTGACCTCCAGGTATAAAGATATTACAAAGCCAGAGCGGT belongs to Eulemur rufifrons isolate Redbay chromosome 23, OSU_ERuf_1, whole genome shotgun sequence and includes:
- the ADGRG3 gene encoding adhesion G protein-coupled receptor G3; this translates as MVTARGLVALLLLLLASGDEKPTEEPRNVCRNHINEDHYEAFSLEDKAECFTKCGHPESDACDVENLQRYWLNYETHLVEKSLSETVNMSFVKALVRNFRTDTAEDLIFSLQPTQIPRQVTKDEDKPPDRVRLPKSLFGALPGNRSVVRLAVTVLDIGPGNIFKGPRLSQEDGSSVLNNHLVGLRVGHTPVTRLAEPLEITFSHQPLPPNMTVTCVFWDVTKGPTGDWASKGCSTEPRAKGTVCRCDHLTFFALLLRPILDQATVQALKHISQAGCGVSMIFLAFTIALYVALRLSRQRFKSEDAPKIHVSLSASLFLLNLVFFINVGRGSEVSDAACWARGAILHYFLLCVFTWMGLEAFHLYLLVIKVFNTYFGHYFLKLSLVGWGLPALIVIGTGSANSYGLYAIHDQENRTSLELCWFREGAAVPALYATVHGYFFTTFLFSAVVLGLVAWKIFTLSSATVGKEKGQNWKGVLTVLGLSSLVGVTWGLAVLTPLGLSTIYIFTVLNSLQGVFIFCWFAILYFPGQSPTAPSSGTARVDQTHSVSHS